ATGATTCCCAAGAGTTTCTACATTAAACACCTTTTCCAGTCCGTTTTCTTGCACTGGGACCAAAGGGCTCTCTATTTTCATGCAGTTTGTAGTAAAATAACCATTATATATGTTGTGTTTACCTACAGCcctggcatataattgttcattcATGACACTATTGTAAGAATCTGAGCTATCTTATTGGAAGGAAGCTGGAAAAGACTTGGCAAGAAAGGCTGGCTTTGGATGTCAAGTTGGCAACAGACCCTGAGGTCAATACTCTCTTGAATATTTTTCATCTTCTGTATTCTGGTGGCATTCTCTGCTCATCCTTTCTGGTTCCAAGTAGCTGCTCTTCAGAACAATTTGTCAATTCCATgaaaaagtgaaatattttttacCATAACTATACAAAATTAAGTATCGATGTTGAAAAAGTACAGAGacctctcctttcttaaaaacatGACTGTGAACTAGAAAATGAAAGGTTGTCAGCCtaaaatattcctagctatgactgcagaatgcaagctcagactggcagggatacagaggctacacaggcttctgtgctgaatatgggccccagatcaaattgatggggtttatagttaacaacagTTATAtgtttttccaatatttgggagctactttctgagcagatgcagctttctagtcctatttccaactctgacagcatcttcccagacaatacctttagtccacctttatgttagctgtcagactcaggcaaaaattagtaaggtcaTCGGCCCCATAGAATATTCCTAAAGttgacctactaactttttccaaaatgtcttacctttagattcctgactgTTAAACAGTTaagcagtttgttctgctttaattattaatgctttttcagctaccaagttgcagatgcttccatgatgccaacttgacttacctagagagatgacctcaccaatgtaccctggaaccttacctctccagagccctccccaactagggaaaggtagaaacaggctgggagtatggactgacctgccaatgcccatgttcagcagggaagcaattacagaagccagaccttccaccttctgcaccccataatgagcctgggtccatgctcccagagggataaagaatagcaaggaggggatatgggatatggaactctggttgtgggaatagtctggaattgtacccctcttatcctatgttcttgttgatcattactaaatcaattaaaaagatTAATTAAGTTAtgctaaataaattttttttaaaaaagaaaaggttgctACTTAGTGGttatttccctctttcccttttctttcttgacAGGTAACTCAGCCTTTCCAAGGCACGGCCATCATGATTGCAGCAGGCCAATGATGGAAGAACAGGAAACTGGCAGATCTTGTGCTCCAGCTTCTCTGGATCATGGATGGGGGGCAACCTGTCCCATCACTCTTAGTGCCCCTTGGGAATACATCATCAGACTCTAGCATGTCTATGGAGCAGAAAATAACATTTGTTTTTGTGATTCTGTTGTTTATTTTCTTGGGCATCCTCATTGTCAGGTGCTTCCGGATTCTTCTGGACCCATATAGGAGCATGCCAACCTCAACCTGGGCAGATGGACTTGAAGGCCTAGAGAAAGGGCAGTTTGACCATGCCCTTGCTTAGTATGGAGGGCCTAGGCTTCTCTCCTGAGGAGAAGTGCTTTCTGTCTGAGCATGAAATTCTCTTACACAATAATCTTAACAAATTAAGTTTTAACACTATCTTACCCTAGCATCACAATCTATTTTCAGTAGCATGCCATTGTGTTAAAGACATTTAAGGATATTGAAATTGTATGTGTACGTGGTATATTACTTAAAATGAAGGAATACATTTTATGTTTACTCAGTGAATAAATACTGTTCATTGCATGTGATAGTAGAACCAAAAGCACTGATATCAACATAAACTTTGCCGTACAAAGGACTATGTGAGCTGAGAATAAAAGGTCAGACTGGACCTGATATGAGTCTGGTAACAGGGCCGTGAAGAGGTTTTCTCACATTAATTGTgtctctgtttattttattttcactgtaTCTCAGGCCTGGGAAAAGAATTAGGAAGATCACACTGAGTGGACACAAAGGAAGACCTTGATTTCTCCTACAGTAAAACATACTAGGAAGCAAAAGAAGGACTTACAAAGGAGTGGTCTATCCTTGGAAAGTGTGAGTGAGGATagaataattttaattttcaaataaaacTAAAGGACGTTTAGTAAAAATATTTACCAGTCCATATACATTCTACCTAGTCATACTAATAACATGTATAGAAATAACTCTGCATACGCAGAATTTACTTTATTTGCAAAAATGATTGAAATAATAGGTTGCAAGTGCAGCTTCAAGTCTGTTTGTTTCTGAAATAAATGTTAATTATTTAGAGGAGAAGACTTTTATGACCTTCAGAGGAATGCGTGTATGACTGAATATAGCAACCGAATAAAACTTTTCAAAAACCAAAAATGTCTCTTCTCTGCTCTCTTATTTCACTGAGCTAAATGTATCAGGGGCAGAGCATTATACCTAGGGTCAGGGTTACCAATGTTGAGAGAATATAAGCAAAGACTATGGAAATCTATCTAATTAAACTCTTTCCAGTTTAAGGAAAGCACCCATAACTGTCCTGTACACGtataatctatttttttaattcatagattttcttcttcTGATGAGTTTTAAAAGTCATTAGGTTATTCCTTTGCTATTCTATTTATTATGGCTGTTAAAAACTTTATATTTTACTCCATTCTATGTCACATGATAATCCTGTgaaattttttcattttcttttttttttaattttcatttataaaatgtaaacactgacaagaccataggatatgagggacACAattcgacacaattcccaccaccagaacttacTATCCCCTACCCTTTCcttatagcttccctattctttagccttctgggagcatggacccagggtcattatagggtgtaggaggtggaaggtctggattctataattacttccccactgaacatgggtgttgacgggtcaatacatactcccagcttgtctctctcttttcctactggggtagagctctggggaggtggagttccagggcacAATGGTGGGTcatttgctcagggaagtctggtcagcaccatggtagcatctggaacctggtggctgcaaaagagttaagctataaagtcaaacaatttattgactactcatgaatctaaaggctggaatattgcagatgaagatttggagtctccatttttgaaaagttagtaagactattttaggtatattcctaggggcctatgactctattagtttttgcctgagcctgacatctaaaatGCAGGTGACCCATACAATCTGTTTTAAGCACTACTTAGAGTTAATGAAAAGTCATTTATGAAAACATCTTATTTCAATTCAtgtcataaataaaaattgtctCTAAATTCCTTAGGCTATATTTATAGCTATTCTCTTCTACTTTTTTCTcagttataatttttttatttaaataatttaacaaTCCAACTATGCCTTTAAAAAGTACTCCTTaggtaaaaaacatttttttgtgtcttatattaaaattattatttaaggaCCTCCTACCCAAATCATTCCCTCCATAGCCTGCCTTGATCTTTTCCTGtactttaaaagataaaaacccaactcttcatctgcactattccagcctttaggttcatgattaatcaacaatttgttttgctttgtatgttaattctcttttcagccaccaggttccagatgctagcatgatgccaaccagacttccctggacagacaaccccaccaatgtgtcctggagctcgcttccccagtgccccaccccactagggaaagataggctggaagtatggattgacaatggccatgttcagtggggaagcaattacagaagccagaccttccaccttctgcatcctacaatggccttgggtccatactcccagagggttaaagaatagaaaagctatcaggggagcggatgagatacggagttctgggtgtgggaattgtatggagttgtacccctcttatcctatggtttagtcaatgtttcctttttataaatgaaataataataataataagaagaagaagaagaagaaaggtatGTGGAACAACTAAAAATAAGTAGAATGGTATAACTGAACGGTAGCAGATCGTACACAGAACTGTGTGATCAttactattctctaattccaagaTTCTAGACCTAATAGCACTCAGTCTCCCTTTCCTTACAATATCTAGTTTACTTTGGTCCCTAAAGATTTTTCAGTTATGGATATTTCATATAAATGAATCACAGACTATGTGACCTTTTGTATCTAATGTCTTTCATTTAGCTTGTTTTCAATAGATTCATCATACACAGATAGCATGATCAACACTTCATTCCTATTGTATTCCTTTTCTGTTTAGATTACATTGTGCTTATTGGCTATCATGAAGAATGCTTTATGAACATTTACACACAAGTTTTTGTATGAATATGTGGTTTTTTGcattaacattttttattgattggtatttattcattagatagagagataaattgagaaatttagaggggaggaagagagagagagagaaaggggagagagaaagagagaaatacctgcagcactgctttactgctcatgaaactttacctcctcaggtggggactgggtgcttgaaccgggatccttgtgcaaggtaacatgttctaccaggtgtactaGTACCAGTCCCTGGCCATTTTGTAAACTACAGACATGGCTCAAGTGTTAATCCTGTTCTCAGAAGCAATTTCTTAGGCATGGagaaggcagtttttttttttttcttattttaatcaaTTCACTATTTGTTAACTTCATTCAATATATGCTTACATTTTACCTATTCAAGCCAGGCACTAGCTTagcttttcaagaaaaaaaaaaaaaagaaattgctcagatcagatcagatagatggggttacagtcaacaatatttatacacctttcccatatttgggagctactctctttcctaatccagctttctgaacctttttccagccatgacatcatctccctggacaataagtaggatccacctgcatatcagacttcaggctcaagggaaaaacaaacaagcaagcaaaaaccagtatagccacataccctttggaatataactaaaatatgcctactggctatctacagaatggagacccccgaactcttcatctgaactatttcagcctttaggttcatgatctggcaacaacttatttggctttatatgttaattcccTTTTcatccactaggttccagatgttagcatgatgccaaccagatatCCCGggacagatgaccacaccaatgtgtcctggagctctgattccccagaatcccaccccattagggaaagagagaggcaagtgtggatcgacctgtcaatgcccatgttcagcgggaaagcaattacagaagtcagaccttccaccttctgcaccccataatgaccctgggtccatactcccagagggataaaaagcagtaaagctctcaggggagggataggatatggagttctggtggtgggaattgtatgaagttgtacccctcttatcctatggttttgtcagtgttccctttttaaaaataaataaataaataacaagggcaacaaaagggaataaataaataaatattaaaaaagaaatgaaagcattTTCACTTATCACTTAGGTGTAACAGCTAATCATCATGGGTATATTTCATAGAATGAATTTGatgggttctctctctttctctctccctctgtatttcactcttccctcttgatttctctctgcctctacctagtcaatttaaaaaatgctgaATTATATGTTACTgtttcatttaactttttttgAAAGACTGAGGCTCCTTCCCTAAGTAGTTGCATCACTTTACATTCCCACTTACAATGTATGAGAGCACTGATTCTATTCTTAGCTCCTTCCAGCTACTAAAATTTCTTCTTTAGTTATACATTTATAATTACACGTACTTTAGGAATGAATCAGATTAAAAAGTATGAACTACCTAGTAGGTTCTATACACTATAAATGTATTGATCCTCTCATAAATCTTCTAGATCTAAAATAAATCACTGATGCTAATCTGTGGTCATCCTGTAGTCCAATGacttgcataatttttttttgtatcttactCATACAAATTTCTTTCTAGATGTGGGCTAGAATAATCAAGAAAGTATTCCACGAGACAACTCAGGTATAAAATATGTACATGTTCAAGTGCTTGCTACACAgatttataaaaatgtatttactattATGAAGTAAATTAGATATTGACTTAAAAATATGGAAGTATTTTAGATAAATactaaaggaaaaagagagacccaTAAGGTAAGAAAAGGAGGCATGGACTCATCTGGGCAGTGGGGATTCACATGGGAAGGATAACAGTGGACTTAAATACCAGTATGTCAGTCCTAAATGCCAGTAAAATGTGGGAGTCACTGtagatttatgagaaagaaaaggacacgAAGAGTGGTTGTCTGCACCTTTCCTCAGGGTAACACTGTGATCTCTTACAATGGTGACAGACTGAAATAGAGTTCTATCCTCTACCAGACCTTTGAGTACAGGATTGCCAGTAAGTGCCACACAGCTTCCCAAAGcctgctcttcctttcttccctttattccccactctatttttatttctccttctcaTATTACTGTGCCTTATTCAGTCTCCCCTCACTGGATCTCCCCTtccttcaccccccaccccccttatcTAGAGCAACAGTACCATAACAAGTGATAAAGAGCTTTGGGCTAGTCAGAGTAAATTGATCCCTCCCATGAGAAGTGCTAACTCTCTGTTTTAGTTACTCAGGGCTCCTTGGGGTGAACAGCACATCTCTAAAGGTCACACAAACCCTCTCACCAGGCTTCTGGCTACAGGAATTACAATGCAGCATTTTGCCTACATTACACGATATTTATAACAAATGCAGCTGCTCTTTATCATGTATATCTGCATcccagaatgaaagaaaaattacTTTCTCAAGGTCACTATAGGATAGAGCTGACTTTGATTCAGGGAAAATAAAATGTGGCAAACATtctcagtccaagttctaaaGCACAATCTGATGGCTCATGCCCCCAGAACACCCTAAGTTCAAGATCAACATTACTCTCTCcaatagaacttaaaaaaaaaaaaatccaaaacatgACTAAAGTAAATTTAACACGGAGTGTAAGGAGATTTAAGTTGACTCCTACTGTTAAACTAATGAACATTCCAAGTCAGATCATTCTTTAGTTTAAGGGTTAAAGCTAAGACAAAATAAGCAACATTTTTAGGAGGCAGACGTTAGTTCAGATGCTTATGTATGcaggaaaaatacatattttttaattccttcttAGAGGATTAATTGCACAGTCTTTTTGTAGCTATTCAATTATCTGACActataataagggaaatatgggagagctggtggtgggaattgtgtggagttgtacccctcttaacctatggttttgtcaatgtctcctttttataaataaaaaagggcaacatgtTTGATGGATAATTAGgaaagaatatttaaaagatttaaaataaagttgttttaaaaaataaagtttttaaactataagtagaaaTGGAACATTATCGAGTATCTTATAAAATACAATAGTAGGACTGTGTACAGCCTAAGTCTGAAAACTATTCACAATTATCAGATATTTAGGTTAAAATTTATAGTTCTTGGATATGTAATCACAGCAGAGATGGTAAAAGGTTTTGTAGAAATGATACCAACTATGGTTAACTGAATACTAATGCTTACTGGTTTGAAAGACTTATAAagtaacgcaacgattgccacctcaacatgcttcagctcagactgtgtccagagacttcaggtgtggaatgacagcccttcagcttcattacttgggtgagacctttcctttcatagtatt
The DNA window shown above is from Erinaceus europaeus chromosome 2, mEriEur2.1, whole genome shotgun sequence and carries:
- the CTXN3 gene encoding cortexin-3; the protein is MDGGQPVPSLLVPLGNTSSDSSMSMEQKITFVFVILLFIFLGILIVRCFRILLDPYRSMPTSTWADGLEGLEKGQFDHALA